The bacterium region GGCGCGCGCGGTAGGGATAGACGGGCGGGATGCGCGCCACGACCCGGGGCGGCTGATCCAGGTCCGCGGCGTCGAAGACGAACGCGCCGTCCAGGGCGTCCAGGTTCAAACCCTCGAGGTCGATGGCGACCGCCGGTCCCGCCAGGGGCGCCGGCGGCGACATCTCCGGCCGCCACTGGTCGGGACGGAACTCGGGCTGTTCCCGTTCGGGAGGCTTCTCCACCTCGCGGACCTTCTCCGGCGCGGGCGGCGCCGGCGGCGCGACGGTCACCAGGTTGACGGCGACCGGCTCGGTCATGTCCATCTGCAGGGGCCGCTCCCGCGTGAGCAGCGCCGCCACGCCGATCAGCGCCAGGTTCACGAGCACGGCCAGGACGACGGCCCGCAGCAGCCGGCCGGGCAGGAGTCGACGCGACGCGGCCGCCGCCGTCATCGGTCCGCCCCCGCGCCGCGCCGGGCCGCCAGGCTCACGTTGGCGGCGCCGGCGAGACGGCACTGGTCCATGAGCTGCACCACGTCGCCGGTCCGGCTGTCCTTGTCGGCGACGACCACCACGCCGCTCTCGGGGTCCTCGGCCAGGGCGCGCTCCACGTGCGCGCGGACGCTGCGCAGGTCGATGCGCCGTCCCTCGAACCACACCTCGCCCTCCGGCGTGAGGCCGAGCATGATGTTGCCGCGCTCCTTGACCTCGGCGGTGGCGGCGGTCGAACGCTGGACGTCGATGCCCGCCTCCTTCACGAAGCTGGTGGTGACCACGAAGAAGATCAGCAGCAGGAACACCATGTCGATCAGGGGGCCCATGTTGATGTCGACCCGCTCGCCGCCGCCGCGCAGGGTCCTGCGTACGTCGATCATGTCGCCTCGCCTCCCGCATCGACGGGGCGTCCGACGTGTCGCGCCAGGACGGCGGCGGCCTCGTCCAGCAGCATCTCCAGGCGGCGGGCGCGCCGCGCGAGCATCGCGGCCAGCAACAGGCCGGGAATGGCCACCAGCAGGCCGGACTGGGTCGTGACCAGGGCCACGGAGATGCCACCGGCCATGGCCCGCGCGTTGCCGGTGCCGAACTGGGCGATCACGTCGAAGGTCTCGATCATGCCGGTCACCGTGCCGAGCAGTCCCAGCAGCGGCGCCACCGCCGCCAGCACGGCGATGACCGCCAGGGAGCGCCGCAGCTGAGGCCGCAGGCGACGGGCGCAGACGCGCAGCAGCTCGGCGTCCGGCCCGGGACGGCCGGAACGCTCGCGGCGGAACGCTTTCACCAGCGTCGCGCGCAGACCGCCCCCCGCGGGGACGCCCTCGCGCGCGTCCTTCACCAGGTCGACCGCCCGCGCGAGTGTGATGTCCTCGCGGCCCAGTCCCCGCAGGACCAGCCAGCGGTCTGCGATCAGGGTCCACATGGCGAGCGAACACGCCCCCAGCGGGATCATGATCCAGCCGCCCTGGGACAGGTATTCGGTGATGTCGCGGATCAGTTCCACGGCTCACGTCACCTTCATGACGAGGTTCGTCAGCGTCACGGCCTTCTCCTCGATATCGCCCACGATGTGCTCCACGCGGCGCGAGAGCAGCGTGTGCAGCAGCATGATGGGGATGGCCACGGCCAGGCCCAGCTCCGTGGTCACCAGGGCCTCGCTGATGCCGCCGGACATGAGGCGCGGATCGCCCGTACCGAAGAGGGTGATCACGCGGAAGGTGGTGATCATGCCGGTCACGGTGCCCAGCAACCCAAGCAGCGGCGCCACCGCGCCGAGGATCGACAGGACGGACAGGGCGCGCTCGAGCCGCGGCAGCTCGTGCAGGATGGACTCCTGCATGACGCTCTCGAGTGTCTCGCGCCCCTCGCCGCGCGCCGCCAGGCCCGCGCGCAGGACGTTCACCACCGGCCAGCCCTTGCCGCGATGGGTCTCGACCAGGGTCTCGCAGGCCCGCCAGTCGCCGCGGGCGGCCAGGTCGTGCACCTCGCTCATCAGGTCGGACGTGTTGCCGTGTACACGCCGCAGGAAGAGGAAACGCTCCACGACGATCACCAGCCCGGCCAGGGCGATGGCGAGGATGGGCCAGACCAGTGGCCCGCCGTCGCGGATCTGTTCCGCCAGGCCGTGGTCGCGACCAGCGTGGCGCAGGGCCGCGCCGCCGGAGATGTCCAGCGGCACCGT contains the following coding sequences:
- a CDS encoding TonB family protein gives rise to the protein MTAAAASRRLLPGRLLRAVVLAVLVNLALIGVAALLTRERPLQMDMTEPVAVNLVTVAPPAPPAPEKVREVEKPPEREQPEFRPDQWRPEMSPPAPLAGPAVAIDLEGLNLDALDGAFVFDAADLDQPPRVVARIPPVYPYRARQREIEGHVRVRFLVSPEGQASQVQVLEAEPAGLFEESVLQIIPSWRFSPGLIDGQPVASWMATTVRFELRP
- a CDS encoding biopolymer transporter ExbD yields the protein MIDVRRTLRGGGERVDINMGPLIDMVFLLLIFFVVTTSFVKEAGIDVQRSTAATAEVKERGNIMLGLTPEGEVWFEGRRIDLRSVRAHVERALAEDPESGVVVVADKDSRTGDVVQLMDQCRLAGAANVSLAARRGAGADR
- a CDS encoding MotA/TolQ/ExbB proton channel family protein, encoding MIPLGACSLAMWTLIADRWLVLRGLGREDITLARAVDLVKDAREGVPAGGGLRATLVKAFRRERSGRPGPDAELLRVCARRLRPQLRRSLAVIAVLAAVAPLLGLLGTVTGMIETFDVIAQFGTGNARAMAGGISVALVTTQSGLLVAIPGLLLAAMLARRARRLEMLLDEAAAVLARHVGRPVDAGGEAT
- a CDS encoding MotA/TolQ/ExbB proton channel family protein, with protein sequence GLDALARRGVGLDAELAGLEESWSRHELDFREISGNVRVAARDLETTLRQSFLTDGRPDRLAAVSPLLQEGYFPDIDDISAMAGVFFDEMRGGGEVALRETEFTGRDGERVTGRVLTLGKFTAAYDDGQDCGFLRWSVDGQEFVALPAVSSRGIGGDLRRYMRGESETVPLDISGGAALRHAGRDHGLAEQIRDGGPLVWPILAIALAGLVIVVERFLFLRRVHGNTSDLMSEVHDLAARGDWRACETLVETHRGKGWPVVNVLRAGLAARGEGRETLESVMQESILHELPRLERALSVLSILGAVAPLLGLLGTVTGMITTFRVITLFGTGDPRLMSGGISEALVTTELGLAVAIPIMLLHTLLSRRVEHIVGDIEEKAVTLTNLVMKVT